GAGGAATGGGTGCCGGCCGCCAAGCGCCAGGCGCTGGTTGCCGACAGCCTGCTCGTCGACAATACCCAGGGTCTGCGCACGACGCCCCGGGGGCGGCGTTTGCTGGACGCCGTGATTGCCGAACTGGCGCCTTGAGCGGTTTTTTTGTAGACCCTCACCGGGCGGGCGCCTCCGCGGAGTCTTTGAGTCGACCCTCACCGGGCGGGCGCATCCGCGCCCTTGGCCTCCGCCCCCCATGCGGGGGTCGGCTCAGCGCCGATAGCAGTGTGTTTTTTGCTGCTTGGTCTTGGTGCAACGGGAGCGACCGCGACCCGCCGCCCCTGCGGCGCGCCCGCGCAGGCAGCGGAGCGAAGCTCCGCCGCCGTGAGCGACAAGAATCCCTACGAGCTTCCAGCTGCCTGGAAGCTCGTAGGCGCCGGGTCGATGACCTTGAGGCCCTGGGGCCTGATCTCGATGACGGCCAGGCCGCGGCGCGCCAGGCCGTCGGGGCTGAAGCGGAAGATGCCGTCGATGCCGGCGAAGCCCGAGGGGGCCTCGAGGGCGCGGGCCGAAAAATCGACGCCGCTTTCGCCCAGGGCCAGCACCGCCGCCAGGGCGGTGGCGTCGTAGGCCAGGCTGGCGATGCGCGGCGCGGCGTAACCGTAGGTGGCCTTGAAACGTTCGCCAAAGGCGGCGGCGGCGGCCGGTTCCGGGCTGGCGAACCAGCCGCCCACCAGCGCCGGTTCGCGGCCGATGGTGGGGTTGTCCCAGAGCCCGGTGCCGAGAAAGCGGACCTTGCCCGGATCGATATCGTAGAAGGGCAACAAGGGCGCAATGGCCTTGAGGCGCACGCCGCCCTCGCCCATCAGGACCGCCTGGAACTCGAGCTCGCCCAGCGTGTCGGCACCCTCGATGCGGCCCAGCGCAATTTTGGCGTCGTCGTCGTCACGTGCCTTCAGGCGGGCCTTTTCGGCCTGCAGGGCCTGGTGCCGGCGCGAGTAGTTGGCCAACCTTTGCACCGGCTCGAAGAATTCCTCGGCCGCCTCGGGATAGCTCTCGACCTGCACCACGGTGCCGCCGTGGCGCAACGAGGTGTGGCGCAGGCTTTCGACCAGGGTGGTGCCGTAGGCGCTCTCGGGGGTCAGCGCGGCAAAGCGCCAGATGCCTTGGTCGGCGGCATAGCGCACCACGCGTTCGACCTGCTGGTCGGGCATGAAGCCGAGCAGGTAGACGCCCCGGCCGGCCACCGTGCGGTCGTTGGAAAAGGCCAGCAGGTTGACGCCGCGCTCGCGGGCAGGGTTGGCGACGGCTGCCACCGAGGTGCTGAAAAGCGGCCCCAGGATCAACTGCGCGCCCTGCTCCAAGGCCCCATCGACCGCCGCCAGGGCGCCTTCCGGCGTGCCCTGGGTATCCCGCGGCAGCAGCTCCAGCTGCGGCCCGGCCAGGTCGAAAAGGGCGATTTGGGCGGCATCCAGAAGCGCCCGGCCAAGCTCGCCGTGAGTGCCCGAAAGGGGCAGCAGGAGCGCCACCCGGATGGCTCCGGCGGCCTCCGGCGGGGCCCTCAGTTCGGTTCCTTTGGTTGCTGCCGCTGGCGCCGCCGGCGGTGCCACCGCCGTTGCCGCTGGCGCCGCCGGCACCGCCGCCTGGGGTGGTGCCGGCCGCGGCGCGCCAGGCTGGACCAGGGCAGGCTCGGCCGGCGCTGGCCGCTTCTTGGCCGCGCTTTCGCTGCTCCGGGCCGGCGCCTCGGCACTGCTCTTGGGCTTGGCCTCTAGCCAAGGCGCCAGCTTCGCCGGTAGTGTCTTTTGCACGCAGGCGGCCGGGACCAAGGCGAGAGCACACAGGCATGAAGCGACGATCAGGCGGCGTCGGGCGCCCGGGCACGAAACGGCCAATCGCTGCAACAGGGAAATGCTCACCGGACCCGCCTCCAAAGCGGCAGGGTAGCGACGCCCCGGCGGCAAGTAAACCGGGGCGATACAACCCCTTGGCCGACCCCCGCAAAGCTCCCGAGTTGGCTCCGGGGCTCTATCTGGTGGCGACGCCGATCGGCAATGCCGGCGACATCACGCTCCGGGCGCTGGAGGTACTGGCGGCGGTCGAGCTGATCGCCTGCGAAGACAGCCGCCTGACCGGGCGCCTGATGCGGCGCTACGGTATTGCCACGCAGCTTTTGCCCTATCACGACCACAACGCCGCCCGCCAGCGCCCCCGCCTCTTGCAGCGCCTGGCCGCCGGAGCCGCCATTGCCCTGGTTTCGGATGCCGGCACGCCGCTGATTTCCGATCCCGGCTACAAGCTGGTGCGCGACGCCGTGGCGGCCGGCGCGGAGGTGCTGGCGGTACCCGGCGCCTCGGCCGTGACGGCGGCGCTATCGGTGGCCGGGCTGCCCACCGACCGCTTCCATTTCGCCGGCTTCCTGCCGCCCAAGCGGCCGGCCCGGCGCCGTGCCCTGGCCGGGCTGGCGGCCATCGAGGCCACCATTGTGGTCCTCGAGAGCGCGCGCCGGCTGCCCGCCGCCTTGGCCGACATGGCGGCCGAGCTGGGGCCGCGCGAGGCGGCGCTGGCGCGCGAGTTGACCAAGCTGCACGAGGAGGTGCGGCGGGGCCCGCTGGACGAATTGGCGGCGCACTACGCCGAGGCCGGTCCGCCGCGGGGCGAGATCGTCGTGGTGGTGGCGCCGCCGGCCCCGGGCGCAGACGACATCGACGAGGCCGAACTGGACGGCCGCCTGGCGGCGCTGCTGGATGGCGGCGTGAGAAAAGCCGCGGCCCAGGTGGCGGCCGAGACCGGCCTTCCGCGCCGTCGTCTCTACGCCCGGGCGCTCGAGCTCAAGCAGCGGCGCCGGCCGTGAGGCCGCCTAGGGGCCGCGCTGCCCGACAACAGGCCGAAGACGCCGGCCGCCAGGCCGAGACCCAGGCTGTTTGGCTGTTGCGCTTCAAGGGCTATCGCATCGTCGCCCGGCGCCAGCAGACGCCGGTGGGCGAGCTCGACATCGTGGCGCGCCGCGGCGCCATGCTGGCCTTCGTCGAGGTCAAGCGCCGCCCCACGCTGACCCAGGCCGCCGAGGCCATCGACCAGCGTCAGCGCCAGCACATCGCCCGCGCCGCCGAGGCCTACCTGGCGGCCCACCCGGGCCTGGCCGGGCTCGACGCCCGCTTCGACGCCATCCTGGTGGCGCCGGGCCGGCTGCCCGTTCATATTGCCAACGCCTGGCATATAATGGTCGAGATCTGATCCGCCCGCGCTCCGCGAGGCGGGCCACGAAGGGGAGAGAGCAATCATGTTGGCGCGGCA
Above is a genomic segment from Alphaproteobacteria bacterium containing:
- a CDS encoding penicillin-binding protein activator, whose product is MQKTLPAKLAPWLEAKPKSSAEAPARSSESAAKKRPAPAEPALVQPGAPRPAPPQAAVPAAPAATAVAPPAAPAAATKGTELRAPPEAAGAIRVALLLPLSGTHGELGRALLDAAQIALFDLAGPQLELLPRDTQGTPEGALAAVDGALEQGAQLILGPLFSTSVAAVANPARERGVNLLAFSNDRTVAGRGVYLLGFMPDQQVERVVRYAADQGIWRFAALTPESAYGTTLVESLRHTSLRHGGTVVQVESYPEAAEEFFEPVQRLANYSRRHQALQAEKARLKARDDDDAKIALGRIEGADTLGELEFQAVLMGEGGVRLKAIAPLLPFYDIDPGKVRFLGTGLWDNPTIGREPALVGGWFASPEPAAAAAFGERFKATYGYAAPRIASLAYDATALAAVLALGESGVDFSARALEAPSGFAGIDGIFRFSPDGLARRGLAVIEIRPQGLKVIDPAPTSFQAAGSS
- the rsmI gene encoding 16S rRNA (cytidine(1402)-2'-O)-methyltransferase, translated to MADPRKAPELAPGLYLVATPIGNAGDITLRALEVLAAVELIACEDSRLTGRLMRRYGIATQLLPYHDHNAARQRPRLLQRLAAGAAIALVSDAGTPLISDPGYKLVRDAVAAGAEVLAVPGASAVTAALSVAGLPTDRFHFAGFLPPKRPARRRALAGLAAIEATIVVLESARRLPAALADMAAELGPREAALARELTKLHEEVRRGPLDELAAHYAEAGPPRGEIVVVVAPPAPGADDIDEAELDGRLAALLDGGVRKAAAQVAAETGLPRRRLYARALELKQRRRP
- a CDS encoding YraN family protein yields the protein MRPPRGRAARQQAEDAGRQAETQAVWLLRFKGYRIVARRQQTPVGELDIVARRGAMLAFVEVKRRPTLTQAAEAIDQRQRQHIARAAEAYLAAHPGLAGLDARFDAILVAPGRLPVHIANAWHIMVEI